A single Photobacterium toruni DNA region contains:
- a CDS encoding D-alanine--D-alanine ligase: protein MSSIHVLLLCGGGSAEHEVSLVSANFIEQQLKTIDGVSYTRVEMTKNEGWLNENQQCCELNLDKTLSVDGEQPVTIDYVIPCVHGFPGETGDLQSLFDLAGLPYLGCGAEASTNCFNKITTKLWFDALNIPNTPYVFLSENTEDAHQQALAALNKWGKVFVKAACQGSSVGCYSVTNAEELRTAVNNAFGYSNQVLIEKTIKPRELEVAAYQFGDQLIITKPGEVSCPDDKFYSYEEKYSTDSLSTTQVEAHNLTAEQIEAIQHYARKAFEQMKLKDLSRIDFFLSEDDEILLNEINTFPGMTPISMFPKMLENHGHSFTDFIEKAIKNAVK from the coding sequence ATGAGTTCTATCCACGTTTTATTATTATGCGGCGGCGGCAGCGCTGAGCATGAAGTTTCTCTTGTATCAGCAAATTTCATTGAACAACAATTAAAAACGATTGATGGTGTTAGCTATACACGTGTCGAAATGACAAAAAATGAAGGTTGGTTAAATGAAAATCAACAATGTTGTGAATTAAACTTAGATAAAACATTATCTGTTGATGGTGAGCAACCCGTTACAATTGATTACGTGATCCCTTGTGTGCATGGCTTTCCTGGTGAAACCGGAGACTTACAATCACTGTTTGATTTAGCAGGTTTGCCTTATTTGGGCTGTGGTGCTGAAGCTAGTACCAACTGCTTTAATAAAATTACCACCAAGTTATGGTTTGATGCGTTAAATATTCCAAATACACCTTATGTTTTCTTAAGTGAAAATACAGAAGATGCCCATCAACAAGCATTAGCCGCATTAAACAAATGGGGTAAAGTGTTTGTTAAAGCGGCATGTCAAGGCTCATCTGTTGGTTGTTATAGCGTTACAAATGCAGAAGAATTACGTACTGCTGTAAATAATGCATTTGGTTATTCAAACCAAGTCTTAATTGAAAAGACCATTAAACCGCGTGAACTTGAAGTTGCTGCTTATCAATTTGGTGACCAATTAATTATTACCAAACCGGGTGAAGTATCATGCCCTGATGATAAGTTTTATAGCTACGAAGAGAAATATAGCACTGATAGTTTATCAACCACGCAAGTTGAAGCTCATAATTTAACAGCAGAACAAATTGAAGCTATTCAGCATTATGCACGTAAAGCGTTTGAGCAAATGAAGCTTAAAGATTTATCACGTATTGATTTCTTTTTAAGTGAAGATGATGAGATTTTATTAAATGAAATCAATACATTCCCTGGTATGACTCCAATTTCAATGTTCCCTAAAATGTTAGAAAATCACGGACATAGCTTTACTGATTTTATTGAAAAAGCGATTAAAAACGCAGTTAAATAA
- a CDS encoding tyrosine-type recombinase/integrase translates to MAKKITVIEDETLRNASLADFSTIAESITVWQRLTHQQYAKNTLVAFKNDWNNFLLFCSQHNASALPASADIVHRYIEKMAQTRKLASLKRYIVTIGLVHRCHALPNPCLSNEIKLAMHKQRLDKHDDYTNAHGFRDNHLHELLESFIRSTKAKDVRDMAIWAMTFEAMLKRSEVTALTINDIEVTPDGLITLSVNDTLIALSDVASQAVNRWLTLSMIDSGFVFRRIDRHNNIGDNPLDHSSIYRIFRRASQELELPTDVIFSGQSPRVGASQDLADAGLSIHQIQHQGRWRSPAMPAQYIGQRAKRDSTLKKFANKNNK, encoded by the coding sequence GTGGCAAAGAAAATTACCGTTATTGAAGATGAAACACTACGTAATGCAAGTCTTGCTGACTTTTCAACCATTGCTGAGTCTATTACTGTTTGGCAACGCTTGACGCATCAACAGTATGCTAAAAATACGCTGGTTGCGTTTAAAAATGATTGGAATAATTTTTTGCTTTTCTGTTCACAACACAACGCTTCAGCATTACCCGCATCAGCGGATATTGTGCACCGTTATATAGAAAAAATGGCGCAGACTCGAAAATTAGCCAGCCTTAAACGTTACATTGTCACTATTGGTTTGGTTCATCGCTGTCATGCGCTACCAAACCCGTGTTTAAGTAACGAAATAAAACTCGCTATGCATAAACAACGTCTTGATAAACATGATGATTACACCAATGCTCATGGCTTTCGCGATAATCATTTACATGAACTGCTTGAGTCTTTTATACGCTCAACTAAGGCAAAAGATGTACGAGATATGGCTATTTGGGCAATGACCTTTGAAGCCATGTTAAAACGATCTGAAGTAACGGCATTAACCATTAACGATATTGAAGTCACCCCTGATGGTTTAATCACACTTTCAGTTAATGATACTTTAATTGCGTTAAGTGATGTCGCCTCTCAAGCGGTCAACCGTTGGCTAACATTATCGATGATAGATAGCGGTTTCGTTTTTCGCCGAATAGATAGACATAATAATATTGGCGATAACCCTCTCGACCACTCATCTATCTACCGAATATTTAGACGTGCAAGCCAAGAGCTGGAACTTCCGACTGATGTCATATTTTCAGGCCAGTCTCCTCGTGTTGGTGCGAGCCAAGATTTAGCAGATGCTGGACTTTCTATTCATCAGATACAGCATCAAGGTCGCTGGCGAAGTCCTGCCATGCCCGCTCAATATATTGGTCAACGGGCTAAACGTGATAGCACGTTGAAGAAATTTGCCAATAAAAATAATAAATAA
- a CDS encoding DUF3319 domain-containing protein, with protein sequence MTIKKRLFHRGYVIENSTGLTSDWKATINGQTVKGMITNIKKSIDWWCDTNAFISPERFNSSQQVMKPSVAVRTEQYRGIILKNDNGKDNQWYAFVRGQLVKGDLISIKKYLDKVVVF encoded by the coding sequence ATGACAATAAAAAAACGTCTTTTTCATCGTGGTTACGTTATTGAAAATAGTACGGGACTCACTTCAGACTGGAAAGCCACTATCAATGGGCAAACAGTGAAAGGAATGATAACCAATATAAAAAAGAGTATTGACTGGTGGTGCGATACGAATGCCTTTATATCACCTGAAAGGTTTAATTCTTCTCAGCAAGTAATGAAGCCATCAGTAGCTGTTCGCACTGAACAGTATCGAGGGATTATTTTAAAAAATGATAATGGTAAAGATAATCAATGGTATGCCTTTGTGCGAGGCCAGTTAGTCAAGGGTGATCTAATTTCAATTAAGAAATATTTAGATAAAGTGGTCGTATTTTAA
- a CDS encoding ATP-dependent zinc protease family protein: protein MKKIFLSTLLVVAATVSSMTYAANECNGKYIVGPIETIHVKDLNMDFKARIDTGANTTSINAYDLHVIDGNNNPENNKASWNQNLGKMISFKTENAQGQEETHTGKIIKISKIRNAQGVERRYAVVMDLVWNGKSHAIPVNLRDRKKLVYKLLIGRNWLDGRYLVDVSKHDDDD from the coding sequence GTGAAAAAAATTTTTCTTTCTACCCTCTTAGTTGTAGCAGCAACGGTATCATCAATGACCTATGCCGCCAACGAATGTAATGGGAAATACATTGTAGGTCCAATTGAAACTATTCATGTTAAAGATCTTAATATGGATTTTAAAGCGCGTATTGATACCGGTGCAAATACAACATCTATTAATGCTTATGATTTACATGTCATTGATGGTAATAACAATCCGGAAAATAACAAAGCCAGTTGGAACCAAAATTTAGGGAAAATGATCAGTTTCAAAACAGAAAATGCTCAAGGACAAGAAGAAACACACACAGGTAAAATAATTAAAATCAGTAAGATACGAAACGCACAAGGTGTTGAACGTCGTTATGCTGTTGTTATGGATTTAGTTTGGAATGGTAAGAGCCATGCCATTCCGGTCAATTTACGTGATCGTAAAAAATTAGTGTATAAATTGTTGATTGGTCGTAATTGGTTAGATGGTCGCTATTTAGTTGATGTTTCAAAGCATGATGACGACGATTAA
- a CDS encoding HAD family hydrolase has protein sequence MIRNVIFDFGAVMFEWNPLQIVNSFTVSQREREILLRDVLQHPDWLSLDRGTMLIAEVIPKFSARTQISPQRIEDFIIHIQLSLTKIHQTETLFHKLTHHPYSLYYLTNMSSAFFDTLYEKHHFISFFDGGLVSGKELVMKPEQEIFMRLCERYQLMPQESLFIDDNSENIKIASTLGFNTVQFDQTQTCFHQIEKQLLRY, from the coding sequence ATGATTCGTAATGTGATTTTTGATTTTGGCGCCGTGATGTTTGAGTGGAATCCACTCCAAATTGTGAATAGTTTTACTGTATCACAACGAGAACGAGAAATATTACTGCGTGATGTACTCCAACATCCTGATTGGCTATCACTTGATCGCGGTACAATGCTTATTGCAGAAGTGATCCCTAAATTTTCAGCTCGTACTCAAATCTCACCCCAGCGGATAGAAGATTTTATTATCCACATTCAACTTAGCCTGACAAAAATACACCAAACTGAAACATTGTTCCATAAATTAACCCACCACCCCTATTCCCTTTATTACCTTACCAATATGAGCAGTGCTTTTTTTGATACTCTTTATGAAAAACATCATTTCATCTCATTTTTTGATGGCGGATTAGTTTCAGGAAAAGAGTTGGTAATGAAGCCAGAACAAGAAATATTCATGAGGTTATGTGAACGCTATCAATTAATGCCACAAGAAAGTTTATTTATTGATGATAATAGTGAAAATATTAAAATAGCATCTACGCTAGGTTTTAATACTGTTCAATTTGACCAAACACAAACTTGTTTTCACCAGATAGAAAAACAACTGTTAAGATATTAA
- the yciH gene encoding stress response translation initiation inhibitor YciH, producing MSDNSRLVFSTETGRIKEEKVQPVRPQGDGIVRIQRETKGRKGKGVCIVSGLDVEDTQLKLIAAELKKVCGCGGSVKDGKIEIQGDKRDVIKAHLEKKGHTVKLAGG from the coding sequence ATGAGTGATAATAGTCGTTTAGTTTTCTCAACCGAAACCGGTCGAATTAAAGAAGAAAAAGTACAACCAGTACGCCCACAAGGTGACGGTATTGTTCGTATTCAGCGTGAAACAAAAGGGCGCAAAGGCAAGGGTGTTTGTATTGTTTCTGGACTTGATGTTGAAGATACCCAATTAAAACTGATTGCTGCGGAATTAAAAAAAGTCTGTGGTTGTGGTGGTTCAGTGAAAGATGGAAAAATTGAAATTCAAGGTGATAAGCGTGATGTAATCAAAGCGCATCTTGAAAAGAAAGGTCATACGGTTAAATTAGCTGGCGGTTAA
- a CDS encoding patatin-like phospholipase family protein, protein MRGQHISYCKNNIEPLYFKKNNITDIALVTEGGGQRGIFTAGVLDAFIENDFNPFSLLIGTSAGSLNIASYICQQHRHAYRVITEITTTHEFFSYSKLFTARGGMNLDWLIKQTQTNLKLDWQTGRKNMVNRTVLATASGLDNNQAGFFNLNANDWDQKLKASCAIPLLNRQPIYTNHHYWVDGGLHAPIPAKAAYDRGYKNIVVIRTNPIGTAANHQWLKTLKRGLTHTKAASLIDMLLLHEQKYNENEHFINNPPDDVNIYEIYPHKQLESKLIGSDLTELNNDYELGHQMGLYFLKTMTSFCHTSNVKKESTVASL, encoded by the coding sequence ATGAGAGGTCAACATATCTCTTATTGTAAAAATAATATTGAGCCATTATATTTTAAAAAAAATAATATAACAGATATTGCACTCGTTACTGAAGGTGGTGGTCAGCGAGGAATATTTACAGCAGGCGTTTTAGATGCTTTTATTGAAAATGATTTTAATCCATTCTCATTATTAATCGGCACATCAGCAGGATCTTTAAACATTGCATCCTACATTTGCCAGCAACATAGACATGCCTATCGTGTTATTACTGAAATAACTACCACTCATGAGTTTTTTAGCTATTCTAAATTATTTACTGCTCGTGGCGGAATGAATCTTGATTGGTTAATAAAGCAAACTCAAACCAATTTAAAACTAGATTGGCAAACGGGTCGTAAAAACATGGTGAATCGTACAGTGTTAGCAACGGCATCAGGATTAGATAATAATCAAGCCGGATTTTTTAATCTCAATGCTAATGATTGGGACCAAAAATTAAAAGCATCTTGCGCTATTCCGCTATTAAATCGTCAACCAATTTATACAAATCATCATTATTGGGTTGATGGCGGTTTACATGCTCCAATTCCAGCAAAAGCAGCCTATGATCGTGGTTATAAAAATATTGTCGTCATTCGTACCAACCCCATTGGTACTGCGGCAAATCATCAATGGCTTAAAACACTTAAACGGGGATTAACGCATACTAAAGCTGCATCATTAATTGATATGTTGTTGTTACATGAACAAAAATATAATGAAAATGAGCATTTTATAAATAACCCTCCTGATGATGTGAATATTTATGAAATTTACCCACATAAACAATTAGAATCAAAACTTATTGGAAGTGACTTAACAGAACTAAATAATGATTATGAATTAGGCCATCAAATGGGATTATATTTTTTAAAAACCATGACGAGTTTTTGTCATACATCTAACGTAAAAAAAGAATCAACTGTTGCTTCTTTATAG
- the dtpA gene encoding dipeptide/tripeptide permease DtpA, which produces MSDVNVFKQPKPFYLIFSVEFWERFGFYGMQAILTVYMVNILGMSEAESFTLFGAFSALIFGSVAIGGWVGDKILGTKRTITLGALVLTIGYSLLGVSAAGEFGGKELIYIAMGFITMGNGLFKANPSSLLAKSYEENDPRLDGAFTMYYMAINLGSFFSMLLSPWIAEKMGYGMAFGVSAIGLLITMINFMVMGRIVKNIGSKPDMQPVNKRYYFMVVVATVVLSFLSAFLLQHLFYAHAILVVIGITIVVIYFKEAFKTQGLERAKMFVAFILMLQGIVFFALYFQMPTSLNFFAIHNVSHDLLGFKVEPEQFQALNPFWIMIASPLLAVLYNKLGERFAMPFKFAFGMVLCSLAFLILKFSTGFANSQGIVNSNWLVASYLLQSLGELLVSGLGLAMIAQLVPQRMMGFAMGMWFLTSATAAILAGWVASLTAAPEGIIDPNQTLMLYAEVFGEIGYVTAAIALFTLLIAPKLTRIIQGKA; this is translated from the coding sequence ATGTCAGATGTGAATGTATTTAAACAACCTAAACCATTTTATCTCATTTTTTCAGTTGAGTTTTGGGAGCGGTTTGGTTTCTACGGTATGCAGGCCATTCTTACTGTATACATGGTTAATATTCTTGGCATGTCGGAAGCCGAGTCATTTACACTATTTGGTGCCTTTTCTGCTTTAATCTTTGGTTCAGTCGCTATTGGTGGATGGGTTGGGGATAAAATTCTTGGTACTAAGCGGACAATTACACTTGGGGCGTTAGTGCTAACAATTGGTTACTCTTTATTAGGGGTATCTGCCGCAGGTGAGTTCGGTGGAAAAGAACTCATCTATATAGCGATGGGTTTTATCACCATGGGTAATGGTCTATTTAAAGCCAATCCATCAAGTTTACTTGCAAAGTCTTATGAAGAAAATGATCCGCGCCTTGATGGGGCGTTTACCATGTATTATATGGCTATTAATCTGGGATCATTTTTTTCAATGTTATTAAGCCCTTGGATTGCAGAAAAGATGGGGTATGGCATGGCTTTTGGTGTCAGTGCCATTGGATTATTGATCACTATGATTAACTTTATGGTGATGGGGCGAATCGTTAAGAATATTGGTTCTAAACCTGATATGCAGCCTGTAAATAAACGCTATTATTTTATGGTTGTAGTTGCAACGGTAGTATTGAGCTTTCTAAGTGCTTTTTTATTACAACATTTATTCTATGCGCATGCTATTTTGGTCGTTATTGGAATAACTATTGTTGTTATTTATTTTAAAGAAGCATTTAAAACTCAAGGGCTTGAAAGAGCGAAAATGTTTGTGGCTTTTATTTTAATGCTACAAGGTATTGTTTTCTTTGCGCTGTATTTTCAAATGCCAACGTCACTTAATTTTTTTGCTATTCATAATGTCAGCCATGATTTATTAGGGTTTAAAGTAGAGCCTGAACAATTCCAAGCATTAAATCCATTTTGGATCATGATCGCGAGTCCGTTACTTGCTGTGCTTTACAATAAACTAGGTGAACGATTTGCAATGCCATTTAAGTTTGCATTTGGGATGGTGCTATGTAGTTTAGCGTTCTTAATTCTAAAATTCTCAACAGGGTTTGCTAATTCACAAGGAATAGTCAATTCAAATTGGTTAGTAGCGAGCTATTTATTACAGTCGCTAGGGGAGTTATTAGTATCAGGATTGGGGTTAGCGATGATAGCACAGTTAGTACCACAACGAATGATGGGATTTGCGATGGGAATGTGGTTTTTAACGTCAGCTACAGCTGCTATTTTAGCGGGTTGGGTTGCCAGTTTAACCGCCGCTCCCGAAGGAATTATAGATCCAAACCAAACTCTCATGCTTTATGCTGAAGTCTTTGGTGAAATAGGGTATGTCACCGCAGCTATAGCACTATTTACATTACTCATTGCGCCCAAACTTACCCGTATTATTCAAGGTAAAGCATAA
- a CDS encoding threonine aldolase family protein, which produces MTNSPLTTPKKTIGLTSDNIAGVSPQILQHLIEFSAGDATPYGNDELSLQLDRKMSALFETEVSVILVPTGTAANSLCLAAMSPAWGAVLCHPNSHINNDECGAPEFFSNGVKLLAIDGDDCKIDPAKLIQRATLKIGDVHTVQPAVVSVTQATETGSVYTLDELRAIGDVCKSHNLKYHMDGARFANAIDALGCTPAEMTWKAGVDALSFGATKNGAFGVEVIVLFDTSLKNEIEYRRKRAGHLMSKMRFLSTQIDAYISDNLWLKNAQHANAMATKLRNGIMTIDGVELLHPSKTNIVFCKMSPVTIATLHEHGFEFLANRWGEGVARLVTNFATNPDDIDTFIDVLSRSDK; this is translated from the coding sequence ATGACAAACTCGCCTTTAACGACACCGAAGAAAACAATTGGCTTAACCAGTGACAATATTGCCGGTGTTTCACCTCAAATATTACAGCACTTAATTGAATTTAGTGCTGGCGATGCGACACCTTATGGTAATGATGAGTTATCGTTACAACTGGATCGTAAGATGAGCGCATTGTTTGAAACTGAGGTTTCTGTGATTTTAGTGCCTACAGGAACTGCGGCTAACAGCTTATGTTTAGCTGCAATGTCTCCTGCTTGGGGGGCGGTACTTTGTCATCCTAATAGCCATATTAATAATGATGAATGTGGCGCTCCAGAGTTTTTCAGTAATGGCGTTAAGTTACTGGCTATCGATGGTGATGATTGTAAGATCGATCCGGCAAAGCTTATCCAACGTGCAACCTTAAAAATTGGTGATGTGCATACAGTACAACCAGCCGTTGTTAGTGTGACGCAAGCAACGGAAACAGGAAGCGTTTATACACTAGATGAACTTCGTGCTATTGGTGATGTGTGTAAAAGCCATAATTTAAAATACCATATGGATGGCGCACGTTTTGCTAATGCTATTGATGCGTTAGGTTGTACGCCTGCAGAAATGACCTGGAAGGCAGGTGTTGATGCCCTTTCTTTTGGTGCCACAAAAAATGGTGCTTTTGGTGTCGAGGTTATTGTCTTATTTGATACGAGCCTAAAAAATGAGATTGAATACCGTCGCAAACGTGCAGGCCACTTAATGTCTAAGATGCGCTTTCTATCAACGCAAATAGACGCTTATATCAGTGATAATTTATGGCTCAAAAATGCACAACATGCGAATGCAATGGCAACGAAGTTACGCAACGGCATTATGACTATTGACGGTGTTGAACTACTACATCCATCAAAAACTAATATTGTATTCTGCAAAATGTCACCAGTGACGATTGCTACCTTACATGAACATGGCTTTGAATTTTTGGCTAATCGCTGGGGTGAAGGTGTCGCCCGTTTAGTGACTAACTTTGCAACAAATCCTGACGATATTGATACTTTTATTGATGTTTTAAGCCGCAGTGATAAATAA
- a CDS encoding DUF6559 family protein, with amino-acid sequence MLRVIQRRRIKKVIKLLSARLIKGYGSRDFFSLGQITASTSECSARQQQIAVALYVDPQDINLAQNPTLKSIRNDVSHDFFDDNDYTGQDVLNLLAYGGWKGGRIDDDMSNRFGMGSRY; translated from the coding sequence TTGCTTAGAGTTATTCAGCGTCGTCGTATTAAAAAAGTTATTAAGTTACTTTCTGCAAGGTTGATAAAAGGCTATGGCAGTCGCGATTTTTTCTCTTTAGGTCAAATTACAGCAAGTACCAGTGAGTGTAGTGCTCGTCAGCAACAAATTGCAGTCGCTTTGTATGTTGATCCGCAAGATATTAATCTTGCACAAAACCCTACTCTGAAATCAATACGTAATGATGTATCACACGATTTCTTTGACGATAATGATTACACAGGACAAGATGTACTCAACCTACTGGCTTACGGTGGATGGAAAGGTGGTCGAATCGATGATGATATGTCAAACCGCTTTGGTATGGGGAGTCGTTATTAG
- a CDS encoding endonuclease, with product MNKTNIILFSVALLPTLAFAQSPQGNTTNQSFSKAKKIMQKQIYTNPVDMKTIYCGANFNNKKYVTLPSGFTTDVYKKRIKRWEAEHVVPAENFGRSFSEWRDGAKVCVDSKGKSFKGRKCAEKANAEYRLMQSDLYNLYPAVGAVNAARQNYNYVMLPKTASKDYRSFGSCDMIIDKKDHDAQPPKRARGVIARTYMYFEAVYPSYKMSRQQRQLMTAWDKQYPVSKWECERAAKIQKIQGNVDPILASRCKNIG from the coding sequence GTGAATAAAACTAATATTATTTTATTTAGTGTCGCGCTATTACCGACGCTTGCATTTGCACAATCACCACAAGGTAATACCACCAACCAATCATTCAGCAAAGCTAAAAAAATCATGCAGAAGCAGATTTATACTAATCCTGTTGATATGAAAACTATTTATTGCGGTGCAAATTTTAATAATAAGAAATACGTAACATTACCATCAGGTTTTACTACTGACGTATATAAAAAACGAATTAAACGTTGGGAAGCAGAGCATGTCGTACCTGCGGAGAACTTTGGTCGCTCATTTAGTGAATGGCGTGATGGGGCAAAAGTTTGTGTGGATAGCAAAGGTAAGTCATTTAAAGGTCGTAAGTGTGCTGAAAAAGCTAATGCTGAATATCGTTTAATGCAATCCGATCTTTATAACTTATATCCAGCGGTAGGTGCAGTTAACGCTGCTCGTCAGAACTACAATTATGTAATGTTGCCTAAAACAGCCAGTAAAGATTACCGCTCATTTGGTAGCTGTGACATGATCATTGATAAGAAAGATCATGATGCTCAACCACCAAAGCGCGCTCGTGGTGTTATCGCACGTACTTACATGTATTTTGAAGCAGTATATCCAAGCTACAAAATGAGTCGTCAGCAGCGTCAATTAATGACAGCATGGGATAAACAATACCCTGTATCAAAATGGGAGTGTGAACGTGCTGCTAAAATTCAAAAAATTCAAGGTAATGTTGATCCTATCTTAGCTTCACGTTGTAAAAACATCGGCTAA
- a CDS encoding YwbE family protein, translating to MSGKNRSNIHVGLDVQIVLKQDQRSGKLTSGTVEKILTNSPNHPHGIKVRLTTGDVGRVKVIVSE from the coding sequence ATGTCAGGTAAAAACCGTTCAAATATCCACGTTGGTTTAGATGTACAAATCGTATTAAAACAAGATCAACGCAGCGGTAAACTTACATCGGGTACAGTTGAAAAAATCCTCACAAACTCGCCAAACCATCCACATGGTATCAAAGTCCGTTTAACAACCGGTGATGTAGGTCGAGTAAAAGTCATTGTTTCTGAATAA
- a CDS encoding LysR family transcriptional regulator: MINPQWLMTFKTLIETGHFTQTAELLHMTQPGVSQHIKKLEQACGYPLITRYNKQFEMTEQGRLVYQYSEQQTHQYQKLINNLQTDSAYEGTCKIACSGSFALSLYPQLLHLQHQYPKLHFHLEAAPNNKILDSIENNTIDMGIVTQSPINDLFDTTIIGQERLCLVFPLQYENNNINSDLLTTCGLIDHPDAQYYLSKYFKDCGSHNLVDIKIEQLPITSYINQLNQILIAVAEGIGFTVLPQSAIDHFENKDKLYIATPITAVTEQLFIIQKRYRHLPKRYQTVTSLLASLCR; the protein is encoded by the coding sequence ATGATTAATCCTCAATGGTTAATGACATTTAAAACATTAATAGAAACAGGGCATTTTACTCAGACAGCCGAGTTGTTACATATGACACAACCAGGTGTTAGCCAACACATTAAAAAATTAGAACAAGCTTGTGGCTATCCGCTTATTACACGTTATAACAAACAGTTTGAAATGACAGAACAAGGGCGACTTGTCTATCAATATTCCGAGCAGCAAACACATCAATATCAAAAATTAATTAATAACTTACAAACGGATAGCGCTTATGAAGGTACGTGTAAAATCGCGTGTTCTGGGTCCTTTGCATTATCGTTATATCCTCAGTTATTACACTTACAACACCAATACCCAAAATTACATTTTCATCTAGAAGCCGCACCTAATAATAAAATTTTAGATAGCATTGAAAATAATACTATTGATATGGGAATAGTAACTCAATCACCTATCAATGATTTATTTGACACCACCATAATAGGGCAAGAACGATTATGCTTAGTTTTTCCTCTTCAATATGAAAATAATAATATTAATAGCGATCTTCTAACAACATGTGGCTTAATTGATCATCCTGATGCTCAGTATTATCTCTCTAAATATTTTAAAGATTGTGGTTCTCATAATTTAGTCGATATTAAAATTGAACAATTACCGATTACTAGCTATATCAATCAACTGAACCAAATTTTAATTGCTGTCGCTGAAGGTATTGGTTTTACCGTATTGCCTCAAAGTGCTATTGATCATTTTGAGAATAAAGATAAATTATATATTGCAACACCAATAACTGCCGTTACTGAACAATTATTTATTATTCAAAAAAGATACCGCCATTTACCAAAACGTTATCAAACCGTGACCTCATTATTAGCATCATTGTGCCGATAA
- a CDS encoding helix-turn-helix transcriptional regulator, with protein sequence MSAIIQCIHYTGQKSQQLRNVPFIYPSLVWVQTGVKKLQWQNDWINIDAKNWLLTAGHSQQTFINQPSHTVFSSLQLCFFTKPTAALINRSRHHAEKHITPDYSFDQDGEYLFMNLINMPKSLPRNVQECMVNALFEYLANVGRLHLLFSYQDLSWRDKLVELFRQQPGEHHSIESACQHFGLSKSTLIRRLREESTQFREVLAELRMGYALTLLQQQHYTQLDLAQLCGYQSETRFAQRFKKQFGLSLKEYQNTMSVSKGTKMA encoded by the coding sequence ATGTCGGCGATTATTCAGTGCATCCATTATACGGGGCAAAAATCACAGCAACTACGTAATGTCCCTTTTATTTATCCATCACTTGTTTGGGTACAAACTGGAGTGAAGAAATTACAGTGGCAAAATGATTGGATAAATATCGATGCTAAAAATTGGTTATTAACAGCAGGGCATTCACAACAAACGTTTATTAATCAACCATCACACACCGTATTTTCATCATTACAATTGTGTTTCTTTACCAAACCAACCGCAGCACTCATTAATCGTTCACGTCATCATGCAGAGAAGCATATCACGCCAGATTACTCCTTTGATCAGGATGGTGAATATCTTTTTATGAATTTAATCAATATGCCAAAATCGTTACCACGTAACGTTCAAGAGTGCATGGTCAATGCTCTATTTGAATATTTAGCCAATGTGGGAAGGTTGCATCTTCTTTTTAGTTATCAAGATTTATCATGGCGTGACAAATTAGTAGAATTGTTTAGGCAGCAGCCAGGTGAGCATCATAGTATTGAATCAGCTTGTCAGCATTTTGGGTTAAGTAAATCAACATTAATCCGTCGACTGCGCGAGGAATCAACTCAATTTAGAGAAGTTTTAGCTGAATTAAGAATGGGTTATGCATTAACCTTATTACAACAGCAGCATTATACTCAATTGGATTTAGCCCAACTTTGTGGTTATCAGTCAGAAACACGGTTTGCACAGCGGTTTAAAAAGCAATTTGGTTTATCACTCAAAGAATATCAAAATACAATGAGTGTTAGTAAAGGGACAAAAATGGCATAG